From Cheilinus undulatus linkage group 18, ASM1832078v1, whole genome shotgun sequence, the proteins below share one genomic window:
- the LOC121525856 gene encoding vacuolar protein 8-like: MASAFCSACSRLITELICNLWRVCREFEEKLKDISKELCQCTCFRRTPERKRKTRELLSQHLLCDDETQLLHPDSLKALNRLAASENSDLQMSAAMYYLHLSHHVKSPLSEDFMEPVMALLLSADLDVQKTISLSLVNLLAKNKVSKDLVVEMGMLVPIMEMFQSGDAIAQCHSCACVVMLASSESNRETIIVDGVFPLLALAKSYDPKVQQNATWALLHLTQSDWSMRILCQAGAIPVLVLLLQSSDAVVQFYSCTALCNIAAVEEHHPKLLSMGGHFLLKALLTLMSSTVKKNSTQACKCLQTLSKNVLIQEQLMELDCVLPLKALLKTSSPESAIALLSVLSAHPPNRDILVSEGVLEEIGQLLHYHRSNSVIIAPSCRIITDLCSSSIGQQAVMETLCLSGLLCALLCPALSDETLMDVTSHLNHLMTWDLLKTKVSLTVTSEQVSRLVKLSGQIKNPHLSYSSAAIISKLEMTEEMAQLLRPHYPDMLEYLLVFLNMKDVKLQQLAIATTFNLKKDGDFSSLLADSELEVQLWKVHAQTEETRRLLEMIQPLSPSSFNPSLSQGKE; this comes from the exons ATGGCTTCTGCATTCTGCAGCGCCTGCTCTCGACTGATCACGGAATTAATTTGTAATCTTTGGAGAGTTTGCCGAGAGTTTGaggaaaaattaaaagacaTCTCCAAAGAACTGTGTCAATGCACCTGTTTCAGGAGAACAcctgagaggaagaggaagactCGAGAGTTACTCTCTCAGCACCTTCTGTGTG ATGATGAAACTCAACTTCTTCACCCAGACAGTCTTAAAGCACTGAACAGACTTGCAGCCTCAGAAAACTCTGATCTCCAAATGTCTGCAGCCATGTATTATTTACACCTAAGCCATCACG TCAAATCTCCCTTATCAGAGGACTTCATGGAGCCAGTCATGGCTCTTCTATTATCAGCAGACCTGGATGTACAAAAgactatctctctctctttggtcAATCTCTTGGCAAAGAATAAAG tgagtaaggaCTTGGTGGTTGAAATGGGGATGCTGGTGCCCATAATGGAGATGTTTCAGTCAGGCGATGCCATTGCTCAGTGCCACTCCTGTGCATGTGTCGTCATGCTGGCCTCCTCAG AATCAAACAGGGAAACTATCATTGTAGACGGAGTCTTCCCACTGCTGGCTCTAGCAAAATCCTATGATCCAAAGGTGCAACAGAACGCAACGTGGGCTCTGTTACATCTCACACAGTCAG ATTGGTCAATGAGGATTTTATGTCAAGCAGGAGCCATTCCTGTGTTGGTTCTTCTGCTGCAGTCTTCAGATGCAGTGGTTCAGTTTTACAGCTGCACTGCTCTGTGCAACATTGCTGCTGTGGAGGAGCATCACCCAAAGCTGCTCAGCATGGGGggtcattttttattaaaagctcTTCTGACTCTCATGTCCTCCACAGTGAAAAAG AATTCAACCCAAGCTTGCAAATGCCTTCAAACTTTGTCAAAGAATg ttCTGATCCAGGAGCAGCTGATGGAGCTAGACTGTGTGCTGCCTTTGAAGGCTCTGTTGAAAACTTCTTCCCCTGAGTCAGCCATAGCACTCCTCTCTGTGCTGTCCGCACACCCACCAAATCGT GACATCCTTGTGAGTGAAGGCGTGTTGGAAGAAATTGGTCAGCTGCTTCATTATCACAGATCAAACTCTGTCATAATCGCACCCAGTTGCAGGATTATAACTGATCTGTGCAGCTCCTCAATCGGACAGCAG GCTGTCATGGAgactctgtgtttatcaggacTCCTCTGTGCCCTTCTGTGTCCCGCTCTGTCAGATGAGACCTTAATGGATGTGACATCACACTTAAATCACCTGATGACCTGGG ATCTGTTAAAGACCAAAGTGTCGTTAACAGTTACCTCAGAACAAGTTTCAAGACTTGTGAAGCTGTCAGGACaaataaaaaatcctcatttgtCATACAGCAGTGCAGCAATCATCAGCAAACTGGAAATGACTG AGGAGATGGCCCAGCTGCTTAGACCTCACTATCCTGACATGTTGGAATACCTGCTGGTGTTTCTCAATATGAAAGATGTTAAGCTTCAGCAGCTTGCCATAGCTACAACATTTAACCTCAAGAAAG ATGGAGACTTTTCCTCCCTGCTGGCTGACAGTGAGTTGGAAGTTCAGCTCTGGAAGGTGCATGCGCAGACGGAGGAAACCAGGCGGCTTCTGGAGATGATTCAGCCCCTTTCTCCATCTTCTTTTAACCCTTCACTTTCTCAAGGAAAAGAATGA